From the genome of Takifugu rubripes chromosome 10, fTakRub1.2, whole genome shotgun sequence:
gggggggcggcgtcGCCGTGATCGCCGAGCACCTCTGCGTCGGCCGCCAGCTGCGCTTCCGGCGGCAGCGCCATCTTGACGATGTCGTAAGGAAACTTGTCTTTGTCCTCCGGCGAAACGTCCCGTTTCTGCGGCGACACCAAGGCGTGAAAACGGCGCCCGAAAGCGAAGCGCGGGCGGTCCCCGGAGGACAGGTGCGGTCGATACCTGCGAGCAGAGCTTGTCGAGGAAGCGGATGCCGAGGATCTGTCCCGACGACATCATCAGGTTGACGTCTTTCTTCTTGACTGAGATTTTGGCCGTGTACATGTAGTTCAGCACCTCCTCGAAAATGTCCGAGCGGATGAAGTCGATCTCGATCACGGACGAGTTGTCGACCTGAGGAGGCAACGGCGAGACAGGTGAGGTGGGCGGGCAGAGTCCCCGCAGGTGGGCAGTCATCCCGCAGGCGAGCACCTCGTGCTTCTTGAAGAGCTTCTTGAAGTAGTTGGAGCAGGCGGCGAGCACGCAGCGGTGGGCGCGGAACTTGACGTCCTCCACGACCACGGCGATGTCGCAGTGCTCGCCCTCCAGACGCTGCTcgttcagcagcttcaggaagaTGCTCTTGTGCTCGTTGTCCACGTACTTCACCGTCTCCGCCATCTGCAGTCGATGGGTCTACGCAGAACGACACAGAGCTACTGGCGACACCATTTATTTAACTTTGTGGTTACTATGGTCGAGCGGGGTCGTCACGTGGTTTCCACTGGTTAGTGCAAAGGTGTGAAGCTGAGGTGAATAAGAACTGTTTAAAAAGGCGCCACAAAGTTTCCGGGCCGAGGACACTTTATTAGAATGACACCGGATTCTTCCGTAAACCCACCCAACAGTTCATGCACCTCTGCCGCGGACAtgcgcgcgtgtgcacgcgGGCTGTGGCGCTAGCTGGCGAGGCACGGACCCGTTAGCTGTTAGCAAGGCGCCGAAACGCCGCGGTTCTTCGGAACATGTTCCGTCCGGTTGCGAGTCCACGCTAATGTTCGGGTTCGGGAGGGGAGGCAGCGGggctggcggcggcggccgaACTCCACATTTACCCTCCAGACGGTCCGGATCCACCAGCTTTAACCGAAACCcggataacaacaacaacagaacggCGGTTAAACTCAGGCCAGCGTTAGCTCGCGTTAGCTAATCACACATTAGTTCGTGCTTTCTCCCGAACTTCCGTCACTTTTTCGTCGGTCATCGTCGCcctgtgggcttttttttttcgcGCGTGACAAGTGTCAGGGGTGCAACGCGGGGGCAGAACCGTAGGTTCGGGGGCAACAATGTTCGTGTAAATGGCGGAATCTGGCCTTCCGCTCCGCTAAAATGGCGCTCGTCCTCAAACTGCTCTCCACCAAATGCCCGCCATCGCCGTCGGTGGGCTCAGCACCGCCGTCCCCGGGACACACGCAGGCacgcgagcggcggcggcgccgcggcctCGGCGACACGAGCGAGAAGGGCTCGTGCGGCCATGAGCGGCTCGAGAGCGCGCAGGCATCCCCGCGGAAACGTCGGCCCGAGCTCGCGTCGAGGGGAGCGCGGCGCCGGAGGTGCGCGGTCTTACCTTCACAGCAGCCCGATACGAGTGTGTTCGTCACGGTGTGCCGGCGCGCGGGGAGCCGGGAACCACTTTgtctggttgttgttgttgttgctgagcACGAGCACAGAGCGGAAGGCCGCGCTTTGCGCCAGCACGCACACACTGCAGGGGCACGCAGGCAGCGGGCCAAAGATCCTCTGTGGGCGTGATGGATCACTGGCTGGAACGCATGCGCGGCGGGGACCGGGCCTTCCCGACACCCGAAAGACCCGAGAACGAGCCGCGGGTCCACGACCGGACCGCCCGACCCAGTTCTGTCCGAACCTTCTGCAACTGTGGCGTTTCCCTTTATTTATTCTGGAGACACTATACTGGCGCACCTCCCTTTCATTTAAGAGAAACCTCAATAAATCTAGGAAATGTAGCGAAACCAACCAAAATAGTTTAGTCGGGATTATTAATCTCCAGAGAGGACGCCTCAGTGACATTTATGTTTCCACTCATCTTCCTTAAACTGTCACCAGAACCAGCACAGAATCACTTTTAATATtgaacagcagctttaaatccACAGCACCAGCTTATTATTTCATTTAAGGTTCTGTTCAGTTAAATCCAGCAGAATGTGTCCACCCATCCAACATTGGGgctcagggttggggttagtgcTCACATTAGGGAGGCCCGGCAGACCAGAGGCTGCAACGCTCATGATGGGATGTTCTTGGGTGTTTCTGGACACACAATCCAGATGTAATGTGAACAAAACGTTAATAACAAAGAGGTTCGAGAGCATGAAATGGCAAATCTGAGGAGGTGTAAGTGTACTGTGGATATTGGTGGGTAAAAAGGGATTAAATATGAAATAACCTGCATTAAGCTCAGGACCAGAACCTATCGGAGTAAAAACAGATGAAATATGAAGCCTGAGGGACAGATTCTCTTTCTAAAACCCACCTCACAGGACCCACACAAAAAACATCTTCCGCCATCTGTTGCAAAACTACAATACCCACAAATCCCTGCGTCCATGGAAACGGGTGAGCAAGAAAAGATGTTaaagacattttcctcttttattcagCTACACAACGATCAATGAGTGAGATATTACCACCAATCAGATATTAGATTAGCTGATCAATCACAGCAGCTCGTACTGTCTCAGGTGCATTCGCTGGATGATGTCACGGCAGTCGTTGAAGACACGGCGAATGTTTTCAGTGTCCACGGCACAGGTGAAGTGAGGGTAGCAGTAGTGCTTCCCATCGCCGCTCGCTGTGCTGATCCTCTGAGACACAGACGGGTCAGAGAGACACAGGTGTGAGCAAAGGGAagcaagacacaggtgagagcacAGGGAagcaagacacaggtgagagcaaAGGGAagcaagacacaggtgagagcaaAGGGAagcaagacacaggtgagagcacAGGGAAGCAAGACAGGTGAGAGCAAAGGGATgcaagacacaggtgagagcacAGGGAAGCAAGACAGGTGAGAGCAAAGGGATGCAAGACACAGGTgcaagacacaggtgagagcaaAGGGAagcaagacacaggtgagagcaaAGGAAagcaagacacaggtgagagcaaAGGGAagcaagacacaggtgagagcacAGGGAagcaagacacaggtgagagcaaAGGGAagcaagacacaggtgagagcacAGGGAagcaagacacaggtgagagcacAGGGAagcaagacacaggtgagagcaaAGGGAAGCAAGACACAGGTGTGAGCAAAGGGAAGCAAGACACAGGTGTCCAATCTCAAGAAGTAGTTTTATACCAGAAACTCATCTCTGATGAAGAACTTGGCCCTGGTCACTCGAGGGTCTTCATCAGCATCTGGaacagctgaacacacacacacgtttttctTCTGTGTAttctcaaatgtttttttttaaaataatttttcttTCTCTACCTTCAGTAGGAACTTGGTAGTTGTTGTATTCAGGAAAATAATCCTCAAGTTTGGATTTTCCTGCCAGAATTTTGTCAGCAAGAACATCCTGTTTGTTCAAGAACAAGATcaccgagatggtcttcagaaACCTGCAGCCAACCAGCAGACGGGGTTACAGGcgcacagcagcagcctcaagTACCAATGATGAGGGCAGAGGttctgtggtgcacctgttggTCCAAATGGATCTGAAGAGGTCCAGAGACTCCCGCAGCCGATTGGTGGAGTTGTCTTCTCTGATCACcatgttgtagctgctgctggctgctacAAAGATGATGGCTGTCACatctcaacacaaacacacaccaatcaACCAATGGTGAACCACGAGATGTACAACGATTGTCACCATTTGTCTCACCATTAAAACACTGAATCCACTTCCTGCGttcatctctctgtcctccaaCATCAAACATgctgccagacacacacagacagacagacagacgacagacacagacagacagacagacacagacagacacagacagacggacagacacagacagacacggacagacacagacagacagacagacagacggacagacacagacggacacagacagacagacggacacagacagacagacggacacggacagacagacggacagacacagacagacagacacagacaggcagacacagacagacagacacggacagacacagacagacacagacagacagacggacagacacggacagacacagacagacagacacagacacagacagacagacagacacggacAGACACGGACAGACGCGTGTCAGAAAAAAGTGGTCAGAATCATGTTTTAGCCTTCATGTCTTTTCCAACCAGCgaggagagaggtgagagaggtggAGCAAGACTCACTGGAAGTTGACCTTGTCCACCTGAAACCTCGTCTCAAAAATTCCCGAGGTCAAGACTCGGCAACGCAGCAAATCCTGCGGGAGGGAAACGAGGCGGAGACGCTTTAGCTAGCAAACACTCACAGGTGATTGGACAGTTTCATACCTGGTCAGTAGGTGTGTAatctgtcctcctcactgagTCCAACCTGTCCATGaagctgagaacacacacacacacgcacgcacgcacacacgcacacacgcgcacgcgcgcgcgcacacacacacacacacacacacacacacagaatctaGAATAACTCAGGAAGGAAGCATCAGTCCCagaatgatgacatcatccaggaaatcacctgttccccccccaccctcattcattcaggtgtgtgtgtcttactACTTAGCACAGTCGATCAGCTGATATTCATTTGAGCGTTCAAAACACGCCTTGATGCCATCGTCCTCCCACAGCTTCTGAGCATGCTCAAAGAACTCCTGCAAGAGGGCGGgaggcaacaggaagtgatgtcagagtCTGTCAGGCATCAAGTGAAACTCTGCAGACCACCGAAGACCAACATTCACACCCGGAAACCTTCACAGAACACAGACTTTAGCGGTCGACGCAGGATTTCAGTTAGCTTCAGCTAGCAATAGCAGCCGTGGCGTCACTGTGACCTCAGGTGACAGCCCATAATCACCTGAGCGACACACATCACGCTGTCAGGACATTTGAGTGGGTGGACAGGTACGCCAGCGGTGAACCCTGCTGACCAATCAGGAGCAGCGACAGAAGAAACGCTGTTCTGAGGCAACACAGGAAGACActtgttttgtctttctttgtcCTCAAGAGATGTAAGATGTTTGAATAATGAGGTCTCAGGTGGAACACACACCAGCGGAggcacaggcgcacacacacatgcgtgaaGGTGGTCCTGTGAGGACTGGGTCCCATGTAACTTGTTACATCAGGTCATTAGTgttattaaaacaaacaacctgCTTAAGAGCTCTCCAGGTATGTTAAAGACCTGCTNNNNNNNNNNNNNNNNNNNNNNNNNNNNNNNNNNNNNNNNNNNNNNNNNNNNNNNNNNNNNNNNNNNNNNNNNNNNNNNNNNNNNNNNNNNNNNNNNNNNCTCTGTGGGTCAGGGGTCGAGGTTAGACCACAGCACAAACccatgcagagagagagagtgtgtgtgtgtgtgtgcgtgtgtgtgtgtcagacgggggcgggggggggtacCTCTGTGTATTCAAAATCAGACAGTGGAGCGATGCTTTTGATGTAGTCGACTCTGAACTGGTTGCCAGGGTTACCCAGAGCTATCGGAGGTGTCAACATGCTCATGGCTGAGACAATGGTCTGAAACAgatcacacacacgtgcgttaGCGTGCACGTATAGCTGTGAAGTAACCCAcggggtcatgtgacctacCACAATGGCATCCTTCACGTTCTTCCTGATGTCTTGAATCTTCTGTTGTTTCTCTCTGGAAGAAAACAGGGTTTCGAACGTTCAACcagtcaaacagcagcagtttgtggGATCGACCTGGATTTGTGGAAAACCTCCCGAAATTTCAGTCCTGGTGGTTTCAGACGCTTTTAAATCAGATGAATTCACACAGGCAGAATTTAAAGTAGACAAAAACATCCTCTCATGTTCACCAACAGCCAAAAATCATCTTttaatcttcatcatcatcatcactttcGTAGGttttcacaataaaaataaaatgcaaactcACTCGGTATTAAAACCATCAACGTGAAGAATCTTCATCTGCTTCACTATAGTGCTTTTACCTGATTctcctgcacctgcagacaggttagagagagacaggcaggttagagagagacagacaggttagagagagacagacaggttagagagaggcagacaggttaGAGAGAGACATGCAGgttagagagagacaggttagagagagagacatgttatagagagagacaggcgggttagagagagacaggtcagagagagacaggtttgagagagagacatgcaggttagagagaaacagacaggttagagagagacagacaagttagagagagacagacgggttaGAGAGAGACGGACGGGTTAGAGAGAGACGGGCGGGTTAGAGAGAGACGGGTTAGAGAGAGACGGGTTAGAGAGAGACGGGCGGGTTAGAGAGAGACGGGTTAGAGAGAGACGGGTTagagaggcagacaggttaGAGAGAGATGGgttagagagacagacaggttagacagacaggttagagagagacaggcgggttagagagagagagacaggttagACAGattagagagagacaggcaggttagagagagacaggttagacagacaggttagagagagacagaccggttagagacagacaggcaggttagagagacagacaggttagagagagacagacaggttagagagagacagacgggttagagagacaggcaggttagagagagacagacaggttagagagagacagacagacagattagagagagacagacaggttagagagagacagacaggttagAGAGGCAGACGGGCGTCTCACCCAGCAGTAAGAGTCGGTGTGTGGCTTTATACGCCTGTCGCTCTTTCTGCAGCTGCCTTTCGATCTTCTTGTTGGCTTCTCTCTTTGATTTTTCATCCAGTCGttcttcctctgtcttcccCCCCAGACAGCCCATGTCCAGAACAGACCAGCAACAGACCAGCAACAGACCTGCAACAGACCAGCAACAGATCAGCAACAGACCTGCAACAGACCAGCAACAGACCTGCAACAGACCTGAACCAGTACAACCAGTCGGTCAGAGGAGCCGGTGAAACATCAGCTCCTGAAGAAAACTGGCGCCTTTTCATgcccctcatcatcatcatcatcatcatcactgtagGAAACCTTCATCACCTGAACACCTGTGGTCACCTGTGGTCACCTGTGTCCAGGGTCACCGACGCTATATTTCcaaaccagtaaaaccagtagTTCTTACCTTCAGCTGATCACTGAGCCGTCCCGTCTCTGTCCATCCACATCCAAGAGGACAGAAATCTGCCTCAGCCAACCAGCATCTCCAGGACCCTCCTGTTCAGGGGGACCGGCAGGTGCTGGTGATCGTTGTCAGAGGTTCTGCAGCAGTGAAGCACCTGAGCGCTCCGCTCTTGTCAGAGGTTCTGCAGCAGTGAAGCACCTGAGCGCTCCGCTCTTGTCAGAGGTTCTGCAGCAGTGAAGCACCTGAGCGCTCCGCTCCCCCTACCTGCCTCATTAGTCCGGTCTCTTCAGGGATTCACTGTTTTTTCCTCGTATCTTTGTTGCCCGACAACCAGGTAGAAACAAACCCGACGTGAGCCTAAACCAGCACCAGCGATGTGAATGGGCCCGGTTCAGACCCAAAGCGAGGACACTCGCTGATCCATGAAGATGGCTTCAGAACAATCTGGCCCGGTTCAGCCTGGTCGTGACACTCGCATCAAGGCAGAAAAACCAAATCAAGCTCGTTTGATTACAACCTCTTTATTTTTGATTCAGGTGGAAAAACCCAATATTGGTGGACACCACTTTGGTCCGGCCCAGTCCGGCTG
Proteins encoded in this window:
- the LOC101066394 gene encoding guanine nucleotide-binding protein G(olf) subunit alpha-like codes for the protein MGCLGGKTEEERLDEKSKREANKKIERQLQKERQAYKATHRLLLLGAGESGKSTIVKQMKILHVDGFNTEEKQQKIQDIRKNVKDAIVTIVSAMSMLTPPIALGNPGNQFRVDYIKSIAPLSDFEYTEEFFEHAQKLWEDDGIKACFERSNEYQLIDCAKYFMDRLDSVRRTDYTPTDQDLLRCRVLTSGIFETRFQVDKVNFHMFDVGGQRDERRKWIQCFNDVTAIIFVAASSSYNMVIREDNSTNRLRESLDLFRSIWTNRFLKTISVILFLNKQDVLADKILAGKSKLEDYFPEYNNYQVPTEAVPDADEDPRVTRAKFFIRDEFLRISTASGDGKHYCYPHFTCAVDTENIRRVFNDCRDIIQRMHLRQYELL